The following are encoded together in the Rhizobium tumorigenes genome:
- a CDS encoding microcin C ABC transporter permease YejB, giving the protein MGAYILRRLLLMIPTVIGIMAISFTVVQFAPGGPVEQVVAQLTGQSDSASDRLSGGGDQMAQQSFDDGNSRYRGAQGLDPELIAKLEKQFGFDKPPLTRFLDMMWNYIRFDFGESFFRNTSVIDLIIDKMPVSISLGLWIMLFSYTISIPLGIRKAVKDGSSFDVWTSGIIIVGYAVPSFLFGILLIVVFAGGSFFDWFPLRGLVSDNFADLPWWQKPLDYFWHLLLPLVSLSLAAFATTTLLTKNSFIEEIKKQYVTTARAKGLTEHRVLYGHVFRNAMLIVIAGFPGAFISAFFTGSLLIENIFSLDGLGRLGYLSVVNRDYPIVFATLYIFSLMGLFVGLISDLLYTWIDPRIDFDRRDV; this is encoded by the coding sequence ATGGGCGCCTATATCCTGCGCCGGCTTCTGCTGATGATCCCGACCGTCATCGGCATCATGGCGATCTCCTTTACCGTCGTGCAATTTGCCCCCGGCGGACCCGTCGAGCAGGTCGTGGCTCAACTCACCGGACAGAGCGACAGCGCCTCCGACCGCCTCTCCGGCGGTGGCGACCAGATGGCGCAGCAATCCTTCGATGACGGCAATTCCCGCTATCGCGGCGCGCAGGGGCTTGATCCGGAACTGATCGCCAAATTGGAAAAGCAGTTCGGTTTCGACAAGCCGCCGCTCACCCGCTTCCTCGACATGATGTGGAACTACATCCGCTTCGATTTCGGCGAAAGTTTCTTCCGCAACACATCGGTGATCGACCTCATCATCGACAAGATGCCGGTGTCGATTTCTCTGGGCCTCTGGATCATGTTGTTTTCCTACACGATCTCTATCCCGCTCGGCATCCGCAAGGCGGTGAAAGACGGCTCCAGTTTCGACGTCTGGACCTCTGGCATCATCATCGTCGGTTATGCAGTCCCGAGCTTCCTGTTCGGCATCCTCTTGATCGTCGTATTTGCCGGCGGCTCGTTCTTCGACTGGTTTCCGCTGCGCGGCCTCGTCTCCGACAATTTCGCCGATCTTCCCTGGTGGCAGAAGCCGCTCGACTATTTCTGGCACCTGCTGTTGCCGTTGGTTTCGCTGTCGCTCGCTGCCTTTGCCACGACGACGCTGCTCACCAAGAATTCCTTCATCGAGGAAATCAAGAAGCAATATGTGACGACGGCGCGCGCAAAGGGTCTCACAGAACATCGCGTGCTCTATGGCCATGTCTTCCGCAACGCCATGCTGATCGTCATTGCCGGTTTTCCCGGCGCCTTTATCTCCGCCTTTTTCACCGGTTCGCTGCTCATCGAAAACATATTCTCGCTCGATGGCTTGGGCCGTCTCGGGTACCTCTCCGTCGTCAATCGCGACTATCCGATCGTCTTTGCGACGCTCTATATCTTTTCGCTGATGGGCCTGTTCGTCGGACTTATTTCCGATCTTCTCTACACCTGGATCGATCCCCGCATCGATTTCGATCGGAGGGATGTCTGA